One genomic segment of Myxococcus guangdongensis includes these proteins:
- a CDS encoding organic hydroperoxide resistance protein, translating into MAPVTISPLYTAHATTHGGRSGKVQSSDQVIDLPLAMPKELGGAGGTATNPEQLFAAGYSACFESALRLVAGKGGKKLGPEVGISAAVTIGKTPDGGFGLAVELKGILPGIPRDEAEKLMHAAHEVCPYSRATRGNIDVKLSVAE; encoded by the coding sequence ATGGCTCCCGTCACGATTTCGCCGCTGTACACCGCCCACGCCACCACCCACGGAGGCCGGTCGGGCAAGGTCCAGTCCTCGGACCAGGTCATCGATTTGCCGCTGGCGATGCCGAAGGAGCTGGGCGGCGCGGGTGGGACGGCGACGAACCCGGAGCAGCTGTTCGCGGCGGGTTATTCCGCGTGCTTCGAGAGCGCGCTGCGCCTGGTGGCGGGCAAGGGCGGCAAGAAGCTGGGGCCCGAGGTGGGCATCTCCGCGGCGGTGACGATTGGGAAGACGCCGGACGGGGGCTTCGGGCTGGCGGTGGAGCTCAAGGGCATCCTGCCGGGCATTCCCCGCGACGAGGCGGAGAAGCTGATGCACGCGGCGCACGAGGTGTGCCCGTACTCGCGCGCCACGCGCGGCAACATCGACGTGAAGCTCTCCGTCGCGGAGTAG